In one Siniperca chuatsi isolate FFG_IHB_CAS linkage group LG14, ASM2008510v1, whole genome shotgun sequence genomic region, the following are encoded:
- the LOC122888705 gene encoding LIM/homeobox protein Lhx1-like produces MLHCSSCEKPILDRFLLKVLDRPWHIKCVQCCECKCTLTEKCFSREGRLYCKNDFFRRFGTKCDGCAQGILPSDLVRRAKSKVFHLNCFTCVMCNKQLSTGEELYILDEFKFVCKEDYQNNSGKDTILLSVTTCSDPSLSPDSQDPQDDGKDSETGHLSDKDVCNNENDEQSAVGKRRGPRTTIKAKQLETLKAAFAATPKPTRHIREQLSRETGLSMRVIQVWFQNRRSKERRMKQLSALSGRRHVFFRGQRRMRALGERLEPEELGHFSYYGDYPGEYYGSGGNYEYFQGPPSSQAQTPADLGFVPSSVPAGTPLGVIDHHHPGHHCPGELQCFSDTVSHHPADSPSPEPIIPGSMHSISSEMCGPGTPFTTVSLSDNGYTNQLSQPSSEMSEGTVW; encoded by the exons ATGCTTCACTGTTCCAGCTGTGAAAAGCCTATCCTTGATAGGTTCCTGCTCAAAGTTTTGGACAGACCATGGCACATCAAATGTGTCCAGTGCTGCGAATGCAAATGCACTTTGACAGAGAAGTGTTTTTCACGAGAAGGAAGACTTTATTGTAAGAATGACTTCTTTAG GAGATTTGGGACCAAGTGTGACGGTTGCGCCCAGGGGATTTTACCCAGTGATCTTGTCCGCAGAGCCAAGAGCAAAGTGTTTCACCTGAACTGTTTCACGTGTGTGATGTGTAACAAACAGCTGTCCACCGGAGAGGAACTGTACATCCTGGACGAATTCAAGTTTGTCTGTAAAGAGGACTATCAAAACAACAGTGGAAAAGACACAATCCTCCTTTCAG TCACGACGTGCAGCGACCCAAGCCTGTCTCCAGACTCCCAGGACCCGCAGGACGACGGGAAGGACTCGGAAACGGGACATTTATCTGATAAAGACGTGTGCAACAACGAGAATGACGAGCAGAGTGCCGTCGGGAAACGACGCGGGCCTCGGACCACTATAAAAGCCAAGCAGCTGGAGACCCTGAAAGCGGCTTTCGCGGCCACACCGAAACCCACCAGACACATCAGGGAGCAGCTGTCACGGGAGACCGGCCTCAGCATGAGAGTCATCCAG GTTTGGTTCCAAAATCGGAGGTCCAAAGAGAGACGCATGAAGCAGCTGAGCGCTCTGAGCGGCCGGAGACACGTGTTCTTCCGCGGCCAGAGGAGGATGAGAGCGCTGGGAGAGAGACTGGAACCAGAGGAGCTTGGACACTTCTCCTATTACGGAG ATTATCCTGGTGAATACTATGGCTCAGGAGGGAATTATGAGTACTTCCAAGGTCCACCATCATCCCAGGCTCAGACTCCAGCAGACTTGGGCTTTGTGCCCTCCTCTGTCCCTGCTGGCACCCCATTAGGAGTCATAGACCACCACCATCCAGGGCACCACTGCCCTGGAGAGTTGCAGTGTTTCTCTGACACAGTATCTCATCATCCCGCGGACTCACCCAGTCCAGAGCCCATCATACCGGGCTCAATGCATAGCATCTCCAGTGAGATGTGTGGCCCCGGCACACCCTTCACCACTGTGTCTCTCAGTGACAACGGATACACCAACCAGCTGTCACAGCCCTCCTCAGAAATGAGTGAAGGCACTGTCTGGTAA